From Pelotomaculum schinkii, the proteins below share one genomic window:
- a CDS encoding KilA-N domain-containing protein — MSKNKKTSIISVQDISVTIASFDMDDYICITDMAKAKGGDARAADIIKNWIRNRSTLEFLGTWEKMYNSSFKVVEFDHFKMQAGLPTFVLSAKQWIEKTNAIGLYVQAGRYGGTYAHKDIAFEFGSAISPVFKLYLLKEYQRLKNLEYDQQKLEWDAKRFLSKTNYLIHTDAVKKYVLPQSDYTKQTEWLAYADEADLLNVALFGYTAKQWRQANSELAKKNNIRDFASINELTVLSNLETHNAELIKEGKSKEERFRILLEIARCQISILDEADKMKLLNKEANNMLKPKDS, encoded by the coding sequence ATGAGTAAAAATAAGAAAACAAGCATTATATCAGTACAAGACATTTCTGTTACCATAGCTTCATTTGATATGGATGATTATATTTGTATTACCGATATGGCAAAAGCCAAAGGCGGTGATGCGAGGGCTGCTGATATTATTAAAAACTGGATACGTAATCGTTCTACGCTGGAATTTTTAGGAACTTGGGAGAAGATGTATAATTCCAGTTTTAAAGTGGTCGAATTCGACCACTTTAAAATGCAAGCTGGATTGCCGACTTTTGTATTGAGTGCAAAGCAATGGATTGAGAAGACAAATGCGATCGGTTTATATGTCCAAGCCGGCAGATACGGCGGCACTTATGCCCATAAGGATATTGCCTTTGAATTCGGGTCTGCAATCAGTCCGGTATTCAAGCTTTATCTTCTCAAAGAATACCAGCGTCTTAAAAATTTAGAGTACGATCAACAGAAATTAGAATGGGACGCCAAAAGATTTTTATCAAAAACAAATTATTTAATACATACGGACGCAGTTAAAAAATATGTACTGCCACAGAGTGATTATACAAAACAGACAGAATGGCTTGCTTATGCAGACGAAGCTGACCTGTTGAATGTAGCTCTTTTCGGATATACCGCAAAGCAATGGAGGCAGGCCAATTCAGAACTGGCAAAGAAAAATAACATTAGAGACTTTGCCTCAATAAACGAACTAACGGTTTTATCCAATCTCGAAACACATAATGCTGAGCTAATAAAAGAAGGAAAAAGTAAAGAAGAAAGGTTTAGGATATTATTGGAAATAGCCCGTTGTCAGATTTCAATACTGGATGAAGCCGATAAAATGAAATTGCTTAATAAAGAAGCAAATAATATGCTAAAGCCTAAGGATAGTTAA
- a CDS encoding recombinase family protein, protein MNNNIVIEIPPIKKEVLRVAAYCRVSTAYEEQQTSLDSQIQYYTDYINNHEGWVLAGIYSEQASGTCFDNRIAFNRMMKDCRAGKIDYIITKSISRFGRNTLPFLRSFNELLSLGIIIYFEVERLDSSDWRMLKIIATAAAVAQSESEAKSANIKWGIQRSFEKGHVKLNHTNFLGYTKDENGKLVIVEEEAEIVRLIYDLYLKGHGCRNIKSYLEKNDIKTVTGKSEWSTSTIDRILSNEKYIGTVLSQKSYVEDCLTHKQVKNNGKLPMYLIESNHEAIISKEVFGKVQHRKSL, encoded by the coding sequence ATGAATAACAATATTGTCATTGAAATACCGCCTATCAAAAAAGAAGTTTTACGTGTTGCCGCTTACTGCAGGGTCAGCACAGCTTATGAAGAACAGCAGACCAGTCTGGATTCGCAGATTCAATATTATACAGATTATATCAACAATCATGAGGGCTGGGTACTTGCAGGTATCTATTCTGAGCAGGCGTCGGGTACTTGCTTTGATAACAGAATCGCATTCAACCGTATGATGAAAGACTGCCGAGCCGGAAAAATTGACTATATTATCACCAAGTCCATCAGTCGCTTCGGGCGGAATACCCTTCCCTTTTTACGAAGCTTCAATGAACTCCTTAGTTTAGGTATTATAATCTACTTCGAAGTAGAGAGATTGGATTCGTCTGATTGGCGGATGCTAAAAATCATTGCCACAGCAGCTGCTGTGGCCCAAAGTGAAAGTGAGGCGAAGAGTGCGAATATCAAATGGGGAATTCAACGCAGCTTTGAAAAAGGGCATGTAAAGCTGAACCATACCAACTTCCTCGGTTACACAAAAGATGAGAATGGCAAATTGGTTATCGTTGAAGAAGAAGCCGAAATAGTCCGGCTCATTTATGATTTATACCTGAAAGGTCACGGCTGTCGTAACATTAAATCTTATCTTGAAAAGAACGACATAAAAACGGTAACCGGAAAGTCCGAATGGAGCACTTCCACTATTGACCGGATTCTTTCCAATGAGAAATACATCGGAACTGTATTATCTCAAAAAAGCTATGTTGAAGATTGCCTGACTCACAAACAGGTAAAAAACAACGGTAAGTTGCCTATGTATCTTATTGAGAGTAATCACGAAGCTATCATCAGCAAAGAAGTTTTCGGAAAAGTGCAGCACCGGAAGTCCTTATAA
- a CDS encoding DUF1540 domain-containing protein: MGEPLIECEVDTCTHWMSGNLCSAANIDILHEEEGRMAQSDAHTECKSFARKKGLANLLGSMDNVNWGGVVSSLFTPGQQINPSVSCIVNSCHFWADGNLCEADRIKVTGRGANECQDTNCATFENKA; this comes from the coding sequence TTGGGCGAGCCATTAATTGAGTGCGAGGTGGACACTTGTACCCACTGGATGAGCGGAAACCTCTGCAGCGCAGCCAATATTGATATCCTCCATGAAGAAGAAGGCCGCATGGCGCAGAGCGATGCCCACACTGAGTGCAAAAGCTTTGCCAGGAAAAAAGGCCTGGCCAATCTGCTCGGCTCTATGGACAACGTCAACTGGGGCGGAGTCGTATCTTCCCTGTTCACGCCGGGTCAACAAATCAACCCCTCGGTTTCCTGCATCGTTAATTCATGTCATTTCTGGGCTGACGGAAATTTATGTGAAGCCGACAGGATTAAAGTTACAGGCCGTGGAGCAAATGAATGCCAGGATACCAACTGTGCAACTTTTGAAAACAAAGCATAA
- a CDS encoding ABC transporter substrate-binding protein — translation MLLRLKILSIFLLLLLPVYLVFNSSAVQVTGRLLGWPSGTIVYAREQDSTTLDPALAQEEESYKVISNIFEGLVRFKPGTNEIEPCLAETWRVSSDGLVWTFYLRRNVKFHDDTPFNSEAVRFSIERQLSPQSPERATYASFIFGMVDKVQCPDPYTVKFLLKYPYAPFLNNLAMPNAAPIVSPSAASTLGEKFGEYPVGTGPFCFHSWQKNKNIVLRANKDYWGNPPEYGSLVFKVINNSRLRALALKVALVDIIDGITPADARFLQEKNCPVYQTPGLDLGYLGFFTHKKPFDNLAVRRAFSMAIDRSHINSVIFKGACVEANGPLPPGVLGYDPGTRAIPYDPSGAKELLAQSGYSSGMKFTLITYTNTRPYNPAGGEKLAAAIKADLATIGIETEIKAYPWQQYKEALLKSEGDAYLYGWISDNGDPDNFLYTLLSSSQIESGLNTSRYKNSEADQLFIRAQQEPDPGLREQLYKKAEKIIVEEAPWFFLNHSLKFAATSPGLEGFTLNSNGTTQLSRLKKNR, via the coding sequence ATGCTCTTGAGATTAAAAATTCTATCTATTTTTTTGCTCTTACTGTTGCCGGTCTATCTTGTTTTTAATTCCAGCGCTGTACAGGTTACTGGTCGCCTGCTGGGATGGCCAAGCGGCACAATTGTCTACGCCAGAGAACAGGATTCCACAACACTTGACCCGGCATTAGCTCAGGAGGAGGAATCGTATAAGGTAATCTCCAACATTTTTGAGGGGCTGGTCCGTTTTAAACCAGGCACAAATGAAATCGAGCCCTGCCTTGCCGAAACCTGGCGGGTGTCTTCCGACGGGCTGGTTTGGACCTTTTACCTCAGGAGAAATGTTAAGTTTCACGACGACACTCCCTTCAATTCAGAAGCGGTAAGGTTTAGCATAGAAAGGCAGCTGTCGCCCCAATCCCCGGAAAGGGCAACCTACGCTTCCTTTATTTTCGGCATGGTAGACAAGGTCCAGTGTCCCGACCCCTATACGGTCAAATTTCTACTAAAATACCCATACGCCCCGTTCTTAAACAACCTGGCCATGCCTAACGCCGCTCCCATCGTCAGTCCCTCCGCGGCCTCAACGCTGGGTGAGAAATTCGGCGAGTACCCGGTGGGAACAGGGCCTTTCTGCTTTCACAGTTGGCAAAAAAATAAAAACATAGTATTAAGAGCCAATAAGGACTATTGGGGCAACCCTCCTGAATACGGCAGCCTGGTTTTCAAGGTCATCAACAACAGCAGGCTCAGGGCATTGGCTCTTAAGGTGGCGCTGGTCGATATCATCGACGGAATTACCCCGGCTGACGCCCGCTTTCTGCAGGAAAAAAACTGCCCGGTTTATCAAACTCCCGGCCTGGACCTGGGCTACCTCGGCTTCTTTACTCACAAAAAACCCTTTGATAACTTGGCAGTGCGCAGGGCCTTCAGCATGGCCATCGACCGCAGCCATATCAACTCTGTTATATTTAAGGGAGCATGTGTTGAGGCCAACGGCCCGCTGCCGCCTGGTGTCCTGGGATACGATCCCGGAACCCGGGCCATCCCCTATGACCCGTCCGGCGCCAAGGAACTGCTGGCACAAAGCGGCTACTCCAGTGGGATGAAGTTCACTCTTATTACCTATACCAATACCAGACCCTACAACCCGGCCGGCGGAGAGAAACTGGCCGCAGCCATAAAAGCCGACCTCGCCACAATTGGGATTGAGACAGAAATAAAAGCCTACCCCTGGCAGCAGTATAAGGAAGCGCTGCTAAAATCAGAAGGTGACGCATATCTTTACGGCTGGATTAGCGACAATGGCGACCCGGACAACTTCCTGTATACCCTGCTTTCTTCTTCCCAGATCGAAAGCGGACTGAATACGTCCCGCTACAAAAATAGCGAAGCGGACCAGCTCTTCATCAGAGCGCAGCAGGAACCCGACCCTGGTTTACGGGAACAGCTATACAAGAAGGCTGAAAAGATTATTGTTGAAGAGGCGCCCTGGTTTTTTTTAAACCATAGCCTCAAATTTGCAGCCACTTCCCCCGGTTTGGAAGGTTTTACACTCAACTCAAACGGTACAACCCAGCTCAGCCGGTTAAAGAAAAACAGATAA
- a CDS encoding TIM barrel protein, translating into MTIYFGPAGASESFYAQGHKSSLDMPEWLAKLGLNAYEYQSTRGVKIGGEMAVKLGQLASQQGIRLSMHAPYYINLAARDEEMKRKTKAHLLNALKAASLMGAKVVVFHPGSGSGGDRKEILAGAKNFLKEILNEAEAEGTGAVQLAPETMGKRNQLGSLEEILELCELGPRLVPAVDFGHLNALSGGALVDRPAFAAILELIQERLGRAYIQNLHIHFSPVEFTGAGEKKHGTTLDTNLGPDFAPLAEILVEWGLTPTIICESAGRQAEDAIVYRDIYYRLKEEKKKA; encoded by the coding sequence ATGACGATATACTTTGGCCCGGCAGGGGCATCCGAGAGTTTCTATGCGCAAGGACACAAGTCTTCCCTGGACATGCCGGAGTGGCTGGCCAAACTCGGGTTAAACGCCTACGAGTACCAGAGTACCAGGGGTGTCAAAATCGGTGGGGAAATGGCAGTCAAATTGGGTCAACTGGCTTCCCAACAGGGGATCAGGTTGAGCATGCATGCGCCTTATTACATAAACCTGGCCGCCAGGGATGAGGAAATGAAGAGAAAGACGAAGGCGCACCTGCTGAATGCACTGAAGGCAGCAAGCTTGATGGGCGCCAAAGTGGTAGTGTTCCACCCCGGTTCAGGCAGCGGTGGTGACCGTAAGGAGATCCTGGCGGGAGCCAAAAACTTCCTGAAAGAAATATTGAACGAGGCGGAAGCGGAAGGTACCGGCGCTGTTCAACTGGCGCCGGAGACTATGGGCAAGAGAAACCAGCTCGGCTCTTTGGAGGAGATACTGGAACTGTGTGAACTTGGACCAAGACTGGTACCTGCAGTGGATTTTGGGCATCTTAACGCGCTAAGCGGCGGCGCTTTGGTGGATAGGCCGGCTTTTGCCGCTATCCTGGAGCTCATCCAGGAACGGCTGGGCCGGGCATATATACAGAACCTGCATATCCATTTCAGTCCTGTTGAGTTTACCGGAGCTGGAGAAAAGAAGCACGGTACAACCCTTGATACAAATTTGGGACCTGACTTTGCGCCGCTTGCTGAAATACTGGTAGAGTGGGGTTTAACTCCGACGATCATTTGTGAATCGGCAGGGCGGCAAGCAGAAGACGCTATTGTGTACAGGGATATTTACTACCGGCTGAAAGAAGAAAAGAAAAAGGCATAG
- a CDS encoding general stress protein: MLKTVIGTFDSRDQAEKAVSALRNNGFYDEISVVASDRTRAGGPQDVTGGSVASGVSTGGVLGGLAGLAMGAGALAIPGIGPIVAAGPIAGILSGAATGGIAGGLIDWGVPAERSRFYEGKVKEGKILASVRSDEGKVNKAAGFLRDNGAKDVEVH; this comes from the coding sequence TTGCTTAAAACTGTAATCGGTACTTTTGATTCCAGGGATCAAGCCGAAAAAGCAGTCTCAGCTCTCCGCAACAACGGTTTTTACGATGAAATATCGGTAGTCGCATCTGACCGGACCAGGGCAGGCGGGCCCCAGGATGTAACTGGCGGGAGTGTCGCTTCCGGGGTTAGTACAGGAGGTGTGCTGGGCGGTCTGGCGGGTCTGGCCATGGGGGCCGGCGCGCTGGCCATCCCCGGCATAGGCCCTATTGTAGCTGCCGGGCCGATTGCCGGTATTCTCTCAGGGGCCGCCACCGGTGGAATTGCCGGCGGCTTGATCGACTGGGGAGTGCCGGCAGAACGAAGCAGGTTTTATGAAGGGAAAGTCAAGGAGGGTAAAATACTGGCCTCCGTGCGGAGCGATGAAGGCAAGGTCAATAAAGCTGCCGGTTTCCTTCGCGACAATGGGGCCAAGGATGTAGAGGTCCATTAG
- a CDS encoding pyruvoyl-dependent arginine decarboxylase has protein sequence MLPTPKKFFITAGSAEGKNHLNAFDNALMEAKIGNLNLMRVSSILPPGVEYCPQMEIPPGSLVPTAYGYIISDVPGEMISAAVGAGFSKDTFGVIMEFSGRCGKDQAEKAIKSMLEEAFATRGMELAGIKMASTEHQVETIGCALAAVPLWY, from the coding sequence ATGCTGCCGACACCTAAAAAGTTCTTTATCACAGCAGGTAGCGCCGAAGGGAAGAATCATTTGAATGCCTTCGATAATGCCCTTATGGAAGCAAAAATCGGCAACCTGAACCTGATGAGGGTATCCAGTATTTTACCTCCGGGAGTAGAGTATTGTCCACAAATGGAAATACCGCCTGGTTCTCTCGTGCCTACTGCCTACGGCTATATTATCAGCGATGTTCCGGGAGAAATGATTTCCGCTGCTGTAGGAGCTGGTTTTTCCAAGGATACCTTCGGGGTTATTATGGAGTTCTCGGGTAGATGTGGTAAAGACCAGGCTGAAAAGGCCATTAAGAGTATGCTTGAGGAAGCCTTTGCAACAAGGGGTATGGAACTGGCAGGCATCAAGATGGCATCAACGGAACACCAGGTAGAAACCATAGGTTGTGCCCTGGCTGCGGTACCCCTCTGGTATTAA
- the speE gene encoding polyamine aminopropyltransferase — MALWVKEQQTDNLALSCRVSKVLHREKTPFQDMAVVDTLQYGRMLVLDNIIQTTVGDEFVYHEMITHVALNTHPSPKRVLVIGGGDGGAVREIVKHTSIEKVVHCEIDGAVIEVAKKYLPEISCALDNPKVEIIIDDGIKHVRENKKTYDVIVVDSPDPIGPAEGLFSAGFYEDLAAALKDDGIFVAQTESPFINRDLIPRLYRDIAGIFPITRLFLANVPTYPGGLWSFTMGSKKYDPLGVDREKIPELKTRYYSPAIHQACFVLPPFVQELLK, encoded by the coding sequence TTGGCTTTATGGGTTAAGGAGCAGCAAACGGACAATTTGGCCCTGTCCTGCCGGGTCTCTAAGGTCCTGCACCGCGAGAAGACCCCTTTTCAGGATATGGCGGTAGTTGATACGCTTCAGTATGGACGGATGCTGGTGCTGGATAATATTATCCAGACCACGGTGGGTGATGAATTTGTATACCATGAAATGATTACCCACGTTGCGCTCAATACCCACCCTTCACCGAAAAGAGTGCTGGTTATAGGAGGCGGGGACGGCGGAGCCGTACGTGAAATTGTTAAACACACGTCCATTGAAAAAGTTGTGCACTGCGAGATTGACGGAGCGGTCATTGAGGTTGCGAAAAAGTACTTGCCCGAAATCAGCTGCGCCTTGGACAACCCCAAGGTCGAAATTATTATTGACGATGGTATTAAACACGTCAGGGAAAACAAAAAAACCTACGATGTTATTGTGGTAGATTCGCCCGACCCGATTGGCCCGGCCGAGGGGCTGTTCAGCGCCGGATTTTACGAAGATCTTGCGGCAGCGCTGAAAGACGACGGGATTTTTGTCGCCCAGACGGAATCACCTTTCATAAACCGTGACCTTATCCCAAGGCTGTATCGTGACATAGCGGGGATATTTCCAATAACGCGTCTTTTCCTGGCGAACGTGCCTACATATCCCGGCGGACTGTGGAGTTTTACTATGGGCTCCAAGAAGTATGACCCGCTGGGGGTGGATCGGGAGAAGATACCCGAGTTGAAGACCAGGTACTACAGTCCGGCCATCCACCAGGCATGCTTTGTGCTGCCGCCCTTTGTGCAGGAGCTGCTGAAGTAG
- a CDS encoding DUF169 domain-containing protein has translation MNSQLVDALKLKMQPVAVILTNDKPVDGLHFREGNMGGCVAAMLVAASKKSRTAYFDRNTFGCPGGGTGLGFGDRYGRFPIDCLLSTGNKEMAAQMGSAGPVMAEGERFYKNPEVARKWVNSLPITDIPTEYVVFKPWEQLTEQDVPKLMVFFVNADQLSALVVLADYNRGTNQSITAPFGAACQSILYGYAEGEKDNPRGVIGFFDISQRSALDRETLTFTVPYKMFQEMEANVEGSFLDTHVWHKLQKRQ, from the coding sequence ATGAATAGTCAACTCGTTGATGCTTTAAAATTAAAAATGCAACCAGTAGCGGTAATTCTAACCAACGACAAACCAGTTGATGGGCTTCACTTTAGAGAAGGGAATATGGGCGGGTGTGTTGCTGCAATGTTAGTAGCTGCCAGTAAAAAAAGCCGTACCGCCTATTTTGACCGGAATACATTTGGTTGTCCGGGAGGTGGAACAGGCCTGGGATTCGGAGACAGGTACGGAAGATTTCCTATTGATTGTCTTCTCTCCACGGGAAATAAAGAAATGGCTGCCCAAATGGGCAGCGCCGGCCCTGTTATGGCGGAGGGAGAAAGGTTCTACAAGAATCCTGAAGTGGCCAGGAAATGGGTTAATTCACTGCCGATAACCGACATCCCAACAGAATATGTGGTGTTCAAACCCTGGGAACAGCTCACGGAACAGGACGTGCCGAAGTTAATGGTGTTTTTTGTTAACGCGGACCAGTTATCTGCTTTAGTGGTGTTGGCGGATTACAACCGGGGGACAAATCAAAGCATCACCGCTCCTTTTGGGGCAGCATGTCAATCAATACTATATGGGTATGCAGAAGGAGAAAAAGATAATCCCAGGGGAGTAATCGGCTTTTTTGATATTTCTCAGCGCAGTGCCTTAGATAGGGAGACTTTGACTTTTACCGTGCCATACAAGATGTTTCAAGAAATGGAAGCAAATGTTGAAGGCAGTTTCTTAGATACGCATGTTTGGCACAAATTACAGAAGCGCCAGTAG
- a CDS encoding MarR family winged helix-turn-helix transcriptional regulator, with product MAINLDNSLGFILNRTNTRMKNNLLHKFKDYDITPEQWAVLNRLWVRDGIPPKELAELTSKDQPTTVRILLKLENKGFILRNVNPEDNRSFLIFLTPKGQELKHTLIPLAFEVLDKATRGIDQNKIEAAKDVLNQIYKNLEP from the coding sequence ATGGCAATTAACCTGGATAACAGCCTTGGTTTCATTCTAAATCGTACTAATACAAGGATGAAGAATAATTTATTACATAAGTTTAAAGATTATGATATAACCCCTGAGCAGTGGGCAGTCTTAAATCGCTTATGGGTACGAGATGGTATTCCCCCTAAAGAGTTGGCCGAACTGACTTCCAAGGATCAGCCCACGACAGTAAGAATACTTTTAAAACTAGAAAATAAAGGGTTTATTTTAAGGAATGTTAATCCAGAGGACAATAGATCCTTTTTAATTTTCCTTACACCAAAAGGTCAAGAATTAAAACACACCTTGATACCCCTGGCATTTGAAGTTCTGGATAAGGCGACAAGGGGTATTGATCAAAATAAAATTGAGGCAGCTAAAGATGTTCTCAACCAGATTTATAAGAATCTGGAACCTTAA
- a CDS encoding S24 family peptidase — protein MSYAKLLQTYMERSGLTLDEITEGCRAKGLAIHPTYISKLRNGARNAPSEEISRVLAEVLGGDPEKLVMEGYLSKIPPVIMERLEKLEDIFSEIKDEVINSITVITKPEHYESLEKLSDSMGKPPGELKKYLSNGANNIDKWPLELQMEFVASLIENIEIGKIAHITFLTGKKYVRNRVPVLGTIRAGIPILAEENWEYEIESPSNIRADFALRVVGDSMIYAGINPGDLALCSHTDYANHGQIVAAGVEDNEWQANLKFYIKQGDRTLLRSANPEYKDIEFGPDHRVIGVLVAVLKESSPSLTDYQNLLRVKGYLDDSWTEVITSAVTNGIRPEQLKQLVEMQATVAKQFIKKSKGN, from the coding sequence ATGTCCTACGCCAAACTTCTACAGACTTACATGGAACGGTCCGGACTGACTTTAGACGAGATTACCGAAGGTTGCCGGGCCAAAGGGCTGGCCATCCACCCCACTTATATCAGCAAGCTTCGTAACGGCGCCAGGAACGCCCCCTCCGAAGAAATCTCCAGAGTGTTGGCGGAGGTGCTCGGCGGCGACCCTGAGAAGCTGGTTATGGAGGGCTACCTTAGCAAAATCCCGCCTGTTATTATGGAGCGGTTGGAAAAGCTGGAGGATATTTTCTCTGAGATTAAAGATGAAGTAATAAATTCTATTACTGTTATCACCAAGCCGGAGCATTACGAAAGTCTCGAAAAACTCTCCGACAGCATGGGGAAACCGCCCGGGGAATTAAAAAAATACCTGTCAAACGGCGCCAATAACATCGACAAATGGCCTCTGGAGCTGCAGATGGAGTTTGTCGCCTCCTTAATCGAAAATATTGAAATCGGTAAAATAGCTCACATTACCTTTTTAACGGGGAAAAAATATGTGAGAAACAGAGTACCGGTGCTGGGAACCATCCGGGCCGGCATTCCCATCCTGGCGGAGGAAAACTGGGAGTATGAAATCGAATCTCCTTCCAATATCAGGGCGGATTTTGCCTTGCGGGTCGTGGGTGATTCGATGATCTACGCCGGCATCAATCCGGGGGATCTCGCCCTATGCAGTCACACCGACTATGCCAACCACGGCCAGATCGTAGCCGCCGGCGTCGAGGACAACGAGTGGCAGGCCAACCTGAAATTCTACATCAAGCAGGGCGACAGGACCCTATTGCGCTCCGCCAACCCGGAGTACAAGGACATTGAATTTGGTCCAGACCACCGGGTCATCGGCGTTTTGGTGGCAGTGTTAAAGGAGTCGTCCCCCTCCCTGACCGACTACCAGAACCTGCTGAGGGTCAAGGGTTACCTGGATGACTCCTGGACGGAAGTAATTACGTCCGCAGTCACCAACGGGATTAGACCCGAGCAGCTGAAGCAACTGGTAGAGATGCAGGCGACAGTTGCAAAACAGTTTATTAAAAAGAGCAAGGGAAACTAA
- a CDS encoding helix-turn-helix domain-containing protein → MSDANYIGDKIKELRKERGWSQRLLGEKFSPPKSFTVISRWERGKVVPSTGHIREMAGIFQISTEVFICPASRQTIQAN, encoded by the coding sequence TTGAGCGATGCAAACTACATCGGCGATAAAATAAAAGAGCTGCGTAAGGAGCGGGGGTGGTCCCAGAGACTGCTGGGCGAGAAGTTCAGCCCGCCGAAAAGTTTCACGGTAATCTCGCGGTGGGAAAGGGGCAAGGTGGTCCCCTCAACCGGGCACATCAGGGAAATGGCCGGTATCTTCCAAATTTCCACTGAGGTTTTTATTTGCCCAGCATCTAGACAGACAATTCAGGCTAATTAA
- a CDS encoding DnaD domain-containing protein encodes MAGWIKLWRKLKDNGHLKMPGTAFKLWIYCLLEAAPRPDRARELEVGELWLNYEHIRQVIGEAHRQMSKSTVSSALKYLEQSGYLKLQAKSFYGVKACVANWQDYQTGTISVPVESPSSTPASTETVPVEGASSTPTSTETVPVPVLAPVPVGGTEPNNGAASQSPKNIKNKDLKNTVVVDLAEHFAREFGRTLTPFEVSYLTKWRSEFPEELILAALARATLRDKRSLAYVGGILTNWQKIGIRTVDEIPQEKTVRSRRKSGQAGQQDAADRKKRDFIRSLYI; translated from the coding sequence TTGGCAGGCTGGATCAAGCTGTGGCGAAAACTAAAAGACAATGGGCACTTAAAGATGCCCGGCACGGCCTTCAAACTGTGGATCTATTGCCTCCTGGAGGCTGCCCCACGCCCCGACCGGGCGCGGGAACTGGAAGTCGGGGAACTGTGGCTCAATTACGAGCATATCCGGCAAGTCATCGGTGAAGCCCACCGGCAGATGAGCAAAAGCACGGTTTCAAGTGCCCTGAAATACTTGGAGCAAAGCGGCTACCTTAAGCTGCAGGCCAAGTCGTTCTATGGTGTCAAGGCCTGTGTGGCCAACTGGCAGGATTACCAGACGGGTACAATTTCTGTACCCGTGGAAAGTCCTTCGAGTACACCTGCGAGTACGGAAACTGTACCCGTGGAAGGAGCATCGAGTACACCCACAAGTACAGAAACTGTACCCGTACCTGTACTCGCACCTGTACCTGTGGGGGGAACTGAGCCCAACAACGGCGCGGCCTCCCAGTCTCCTAAGAATATTAAGAATAAAGATCTAAAGAATACTGTAGTAGTTGATTTGGCAGAGCATTTTGCCAGAGAATTTGGCAGGACGCTGACGCCGTTTGAAGTTAGCTATTTAACCAAATGGCGCAGTGAGTTTCCAGAAGAATTGATCCTGGCTGCCCTGGCCAGAGCCACCCTCCGGGACAAGCGGAGCCTGGCCTATGTCGGGGGTATCCTGACCAACTGGCAGAAAATAGGTATTCGCACCGTCGATGAGATCCCGCAGGAAAAAACCGTGAGAAGCCGGCGGAAAAGCGGACAAGCTGGTCAGCAAGATGCGGCTGACCGGAAAAAGAGAGATTTTATCAGATCGTTATACATTTGA
- a CDS encoding RusA family crossover junction endodeoxyribonuclease, with protein sequence MNEVKITIPGRPVPKSRPRIGYRGRSVILYTPPDTENYEKGVASAGQEACKSPATGPVEMEIAVYFNPQAKASTRGGRRRSGILPDLDNCVKAIVDGLNKVAYIDGRQVTRILAERKVDPVERAEVVVRAAEQG encoded by the coding sequence ATGAACGAAGTGAAAATTACCATACCAGGCCGGCCGGTGCCCAAAAGCCGCCCTCGCATCGGCTACCGCGGGCGCAGCGTGATCTTATACACGCCGCCGGATACGGAAAACTACGAAAAAGGTGTGGCCAGCGCCGGACAGGAGGCTTGCAAAAGCCCGGCAACCGGGCCGGTAGAAATGGAGATTGCCGTATACTTCAACCCTCAGGCCAAAGCTTCCACCAGGGGCGGCCGGCGCCGCTCAGGTATACTGCCGGACCTGGACAACTGTGTTAAAGCAATCGTGGACGGGCTCAATAAGGTGGCCTATATAGACGGCCGGCAAGTGACGCGCATCCTGGCCGAGCGCAAGGTTGACCCGGTAGAGCGGGCCGAAGTGGTGGTAAGGGCAGCGGAGCAAGGATAA